One Halovivax ruber XH-70 genomic region harbors:
- a CDS encoding HalOD1 output domain-containing protein gives MKTDTSRDPCRDDGDRVTVTYDRSPGERADMSVIRGVACALNVDPLRLSPLYEAVDPDALARLMDGGQRTDGEQFELSFRYESCEVTLYADGRVVVEPVAERDATDSFVDPRQ, from the coding sequence ATGAAAACGGACACCTCTCGAGACCCCTGTCGCGATGATGGTGACCGGGTCACCGTTACCTACGATCGGTCGCCCGGCGAGCGAGCCGATATGAGCGTCATCAGGGGTGTCGCGTGTGCACTAAACGTCGACCCCCTCCGGCTGTCACCGCTGTACGAGGCTGTCGATCCCGATGCGCTCGCTCGACTGATGGACGGTGGCCAACGCACCGACGGCGAGCAGTTCGAACTGTCGTTTCGATACGAGTCGTGTGAAGTCACCCTGTACGCCGATGGTCGGGTGGTCGTCGAACCGGTCGCCGAACGTGACGCGACCGATTCGTTCGTCGATCCCCGTCAGTGA
- a CDS encoding cold-shock protein, which produces MAKGTVDFFNDTGGYGFIETEDADDDVFFHMEDIGGPDLEEGQELEFEIEQAPKGPRATNVERL; this is translated from the coding sequence ATGGCGAAAGGAACCGTTGATTTCTTCAACGACACTGGCGGCTACGGATTCATCGAGACTGAGGACGCGGACGACGACGTGTTCTTCCACATGGAAGACATCGGCGGCCCGGACCTTGAGGAAGGACAGGAACTCGAGTTCGAGATCGAGCAGGCCCCCAAGGGCCCGCGCGCAACGAACGTCGAGCGCCTGTAA
- a CDS encoding aldo/keto reductase: MEYTTLGSTGVEVSRLCLGCMSFGTSDWREWVLGEEESREIIERAIDLGITFFDTANMYSDGESERVLGDVLAEYDRDQQVVASKCYFQMDESNPNSGGLSRKAIEQELERSLERLGMDTIDLYQIHRWDDDTPIEETLRALDDAVRRGQIRYAGASSMWTYQFADALHASDRLGLEHFQTMQNHYNLVYREEEREMLPLCEREDVGVMPWSPLARGYLTRPHEEIDATTRGETEEHMYEHPYREGGGTEINERVAELAAEKGVTMAQIALAWLLHQDAVDAPIVGTTSVEHLEQAVEALEIDLSASDQAYLEEPYEPVPVSGHD; encoded by the coding sequence ATGGAGTACACTACCCTCGGCTCGACGGGCGTGGAGGTTAGCCGACTGTGCCTGGGCTGTATGAGCTTCGGGACGAGCGACTGGCGGGAGTGGGTCCTCGGTGAGGAGGAGTCCCGCGAGATCATTGAGCGAGCGATCGACCTGGGAATCACCTTCTTCGACACCGCGAACATGTACTCCGATGGGGAGTCCGAGCGTGTACTCGGGGACGTCCTCGCGGAGTACGACCGCGACCAGCAGGTCGTCGCGTCGAAGTGCTACTTCCAGATGGACGAGTCGAATCCGAACTCCGGCGGGCTCTCCCGGAAGGCGATCGAGCAGGAACTCGAGCGCTCGCTGGAACGCCTGGGGATGGACACGATCGACCTCTACCAGATCCACCGCTGGGACGACGACACCCCCATCGAGGAGACGCTCCGGGCACTCGACGACGCCGTCCGACGCGGGCAGATCCGCTACGCCGGTGCGTCCTCGATGTGGACCTACCAGTTCGCCGACGCACTCCACGCGAGCGACCGGCTGGGGCTGGAGCACTTCCAGACGATGCAGAACCACTACAACCTCGTCTACCGCGAGGAAGAACGGGAGATGCTGCCCCTCTGCGAGCGAGAAGACGTCGGCGTCATGCCCTGGAGCCCCCTTGCCCGGGGCTATCTCACCCGACCACACGAGGAGATTGACGCAACCACACGCGGCGAGACGGAAGAGCACATGTACGAACACCCCTATCGCGAGGGCGGCGGGACGGAGATCAACGAGCGCGTCGCGGAGTTGGCCGCCGAGAAGGGTGTGACGATGGCCCAGATCGCGCTGGCGTGGCTGCTCCACCAGGACGCCGTCGACGCGCCGATCGTCGGGACGACGAGCGTCGAGCACCTAGAGCAGGCCGTCGAAGCGCTCGAGATCGACCTCTCGGCGAGCGACCAGGCGTACCTGGAAGAACCCTACGAACCCGTACCGGTCTCCGGGCACGACTGA
- a CDS encoding helix-turn-helix domain-containing protein: protein MLDSTPSESPDRVVEIELGLRDQSYPFVGISDAASCGVVLTKMLPRPDGRYAEYFTVSDDAGDRIETAVTQRETVSATRLRAKDGRCLYEFLVSGDCPAVYLAERGALPRRVRGEEGRGRIVAEVPARYDASAIVADFLDAHPDATPISKREKASIDPLFARTAFHRLLRTNLTNRQREVLQTAFEMGYYDWPRRHTGSEIADRLEISSATFSEHISAAERKLLTAIFQGAGSEPAH from the coding sequence ATGCTAGATTCGACACCCAGTGAGTCCCCCGACCGGGTCGTCGAGATCGAACTTGGTCTCCGGGACCAGTCGTACCCCTTCGTCGGCATCTCCGACGCGGCCTCGTGCGGCGTCGTTCTGACCAAGATGCTCCCACGTCCCGACGGACGGTACGCCGAGTATTTCACCGTCAGCGACGATGCCGGTGACAGGATCGAGACGGCGGTCACCCAGCGCGAGACGGTGTCGGCGACGCGATTACGGGCGAAGGATGGGCGCTGCCTCTACGAATTTCTCGTTTCCGGCGACTGTCCTGCCGTCTACCTGGCCGAGCGCGGTGCACTGCCCCGTCGGGTGCGCGGCGAGGAGGGACGAGGTCGGATCGTCGCGGAGGTACCCGCGCGCTACGACGCCAGCGCGATCGTCGCGGACTTTCTTGACGCCCATCCCGACGCGACACCCATTTCGAAGCGAGAGAAGGCGTCGATCGACCCGCTCTTCGCGCGGACGGCGTTTCATCGACTCTTGCGGACCAACCTGACGAATCGCCAGCGCGAGGTCCTCCAGACGGCCTTCGAGATGGGATACTACGACTGGCCGCGCCGGCACACTGGAAGCGAAATCGCCGACCGACTCGAGATCAGTTCCGCGACGTTCTCCGAGCATATCAGCGCTGCCGAGCGAAAGCTCCTCACCGCTATCTTCCAGGGAGCCGGCTCGGAACCCGCTCACTGA
- a CDS encoding carbonic anhydrase: MDEHLAALLDGNDEHVEQVPDGTFEAVQDGQEPDVVSVCCSDSRVSQEGMWNVDRPGEHFTASNIGNQVWDADVGERIVNGSVLYPIHHCGTEAVAVVGHTGCGAVTAAYDVVRGEPAPRPLGVSKLVELLVPVVEAGLTDERVDAATDGTPADGVDESTVRDQLVEYNVHTQIDFLLDAPEILDDVSVYGFVYDFHGTYGPELGRTRLVNVDGATDPASIRDSLSASYHDAVATLL; the protein is encoded by the coding sequence ATGGACGAACATCTCGCCGCGTTGCTCGACGGCAACGACGAGCACGTCGAACAGGTCCCCGATGGAACGTTCGAGGCGGTGCAGGACGGGCAGGAACCCGACGTCGTCTCCGTCTGTTGTTCGGATTCGCGGGTCTCCCAGGAGGGCATGTGGAACGTCGACAGGCCTGGGGAACACTTCACGGCGAGCAACATCGGCAACCAGGTCTGGGACGCCGACGTCGGCGAACGGATCGTCAACGGGAGCGTCCTGTACCCGATTCACCACTGCGGGACGGAGGCGGTGGCGGTCGTGGGCCACACCGGCTGCGGTGCGGTGACTGCGGCGTACGACGTCGTCCGCGGTGAACCGGCGCCGCGCCCGCTCGGTGTCTCGAAGCTCGTCGAACTACTCGTTCCCGTCGTCGAGGCCGGGCTGACGGACGAGCGAGTCGATGCGGCCACCGACGGGACGCCGGCCGATGGGGTCGACGAGTCGACCGTTCGCGATCAACTGGTCGAGTACAACGTCCACACCCAGATCGACTTCCTGCTCGATGCACCGGAGATTCTGGACGACGTCTCCGTCTACGGGTTCGTCTACGATTTCCACGGCACGTACGGGCCGGAACTCGGCCGGACGCGCCTCGTCAACGTCGACGGCGCGACCGATCCGGCCTCGATTCGCGACTCGCTTTCAGCCTCGTATCACGACGCCGTCGCGACGCTCCTGTAA
- a CDS encoding cupin domain-containing protein has translation MSEPVIRGADDIEYESVDAADGLAKGVLIAEDHGAPNFAIRRFTLDAGAEVPKHTNDVEHEQYVLAGEYVVGIGDEEHTVSAGDSLLIPAGVPHWYRNEGDHDGAFLCAVPNGDDAIELIE, from the coding sequence ATGAGCGAGCCGGTCATCCGCGGTGCGGACGACATCGAGTACGAATCGGTCGACGCTGCTGACGGCCTTGCGAAGGGCGTCCTGATCGCCGAGGACCACGGTGCGCCGAATTTCGCGATCCGCCGATTCACCCTCGACGCGGGCGCCGAGGTGCCAAAACACACGAACGACGTCGAGCACGAGCAGTACGTCCTCGCTGGCGAGTACGTCGTCGGTATCGGGGACGAGGAACACACCGTCTCGGCCGGTGATTCGTTGCTGATTCCGGCTGGCGTCCCGCACTGGTACCGGAACGAGGGTGACCACGACGGCGCGTTCCTCTGTGCGGTTCCAAACGGTGACGACGCGATCGAACTGATCGAGTGA